A genomic stretch from Acropora palmata chromosome 13, jaAcrPala1.3, whole genome shotgun sequence includes:
- the LOC141863229 gene encoding uncharacterized protein LOC141863229: MNIAKRDVVEASGSLQLCAGQKSGSEAAIHAMHRIFEADDTDAVLLVDASNAFNALNRAAALHNIRVLCPVIAVYAINTYRLSARLFITGGKEITSAEGTTQGDPLAMALYALSIQPLITSLQAMSDAKQCWFADDASGAGTISEIKQWWDGLNTLGPDIGYFPNAKKCWIIAKPEKEALVREAFKDTVINVTVEGQKHLGAVIGSRDYLQEYVNEKVTSWVNEVAQLAEFARAKPQTSYAAYTFELKHRWTYFLRTLPDIQDLLEPLEEAISHVLIPAIVERNCSKLDRDVLALPVRLGGLSLSNPCHDAAREHASSLQVTSPLVEHIVAQTHQLPDESLIESGRLAVKRGRAEELSGTAENLKQIVPRKTKRALDLAQEKGSSVWLTVRPLQEQGFNLSKREFRDAVKLRYDWPFDDIPSTCACGENFTVDHAMICKRGGFVIQRHNELRDLEADLLSMVCSDVEVEPVLQDITEEQLSRGSNRAQDARLDIRARGFWDPQSSAFFDVRVCHPNAESYKDQEPQQIYRIHENDKKRLYSRRVLDVEHGSFTPLVFTTTGGMGKECIRYHSRLAELIAAKKGEQYSQTISWIRARTSFALLRSALVCLRGSRVKRRAAFDYNNCDIEIAAAEGAIDI; the protein is encoded by the coding sequence ATGAACATAGCCAAGCGTGATGTCGTCGAGGCAAGTGGCTCGTTACAATTATGCGCGGGACAGAAATCAGGGAGCGAGGCTGCAATACACGCTATGCATAGAATCTTCGAAGCAGATGACACCGACGCGGTTCTGTTGGTAGATGCGTCTAACGCATTTAATGCCCTTAATAGGGCAGCGGCTCTACACAATATCCGCGTTCTCTGTCCTGTCATTGCAGTTTACGCCATAAACACCTATCGCCTTTCTGCCCGGTTATTTATCACCGGTGGCAAAGAGATAACATCAGCCGAGGGAACAACTCAAGGCGACCCACTCGCTATGGCACTATATGCTCTCAGCATCCAGCCCTTGATAACTAGTCTACAAGCCATGTCGGATGCAAAGCAATGCTGGTTTGCAGATGATGCTAGTGGAGCTGGCACTATCTCAGAAATCAAGCAATGGTGGGATGGTCTCAATACATTAGGTCCAGACATCGGTTACTTTCCAAACGCTAAAAAGTGCTGGATTATCGCAAAGCCAGAAAAGGAGGCACTTGTCAGAGAAGCTTTCAAAGATACAGTCATCAACGTGACAGTAGAGGGGCAGAAGCATCTTGGAGCTGTGATAGGCTCAAGAGATTATCTGCAGGAGTATGTCAACGAGAAAGTAACCAGCTGGGTCAATGAGGTTGCTCAGCTTGCTGAATTTGCGCGGGCTAAACCGCAGACCAGCTATGCCGCCTACACATTTGAGTTAAAACATCGTTGGACATACTTCCTAAGAACTCTCCCTGATATCCAAGATCTTCTAGAGCCACTTGAAGAGGCTATTTCCCATGTCCTTATACCAGCAATTGTAGAGCGCAATTGTAGCAAACTGGATAGAGATGTCCTAGCACTACCAGTGCGCCTAGGCGGCCTTAGCTTGAGCAACCCATGTCACGATGCGGCACGCGAACATGCCTCGTCTCTTCAGGTGACATCTCCTCTCGTCGAACATATCGTGGCTCAAACTCATCAACTACCCGACGAGTCCCTCATCGAGTCTGGGCGTCTTGCTGTCAAACGTGGAAGAGCTGAAGAACTTTCAGGGACTGCAGAGAAcctaaaacaaattgttccacGGAAGACCAAGCGAGCTCTAGATCTAGCGCAAGAAAAAGGCTCCTCTGTATGGCTCACAGTTCGTCCACTTCAAGAACAGGGTTTCAACCTCAGCAAGAGAGAGTTTCGCGACGCTGTTAAGTTACGCTACGATTGGCCGTTCGATGACATTCCATCAACATGTGCGTGTGGAGAAAACTTCACAGTAGATCATGCAATGATTTGCAAACGAGGGGGCTTTGTAATTCAACGTCATAACGAATTGAGAGACCTCGAAGCCGACCTTCTGAGTATGGTATGTAGTGATGTCGAGGTCGAGCCAGTTCTCCAAGACATCACCGAAGAACAGCTCAGTAGAGGGTCCAATAGAGCACAGGACGCAAGATTGGACATTCGGGCGCGTGGCTTTTGGGATCCACAGAGCTCGGCATTCTTTGATGTGAGGGTTTGTCACCCTAATGCCGAGTCTTACAAGGACCAGGAGCCACAGCAAATCTATCGCATCCATGAAAACGACAAGAAGCGGTTGTACTCAAGGAGAGTGTTGGATGTTGAGCATGGCTCGTTCACGCCGCTTGTATTCACAACTACTGGAGGGATGGGGAAGGAATGCATAAGATACCATAGTCGACTGGCTGAGCTGATAGCTGCCAAGAAAGGAGAACAATACTCGCAAACAATTTCCTGGATCCGAGCAAGGACATCCTTTGCGCTCCTTCGGTCGGCCCTGGTTTGCCTTCGAGGATCGCGGGTGAAGCGCCGTGCCGCGTTTGATTACAACAATTGCGATATTGAAATCGCAGCTGCCGAAGGAGCCATTGACATTTGA
- the LOC141863000 gene encoding copine-8-like isoform X2, giving the protein MAASLPPPYQDVVSPEEEGIFRNALPATQVELHVSCRNLANMDVFSKSDPMVVLYTQAMGSKEWREFGRTECIKDNLNPDFVKSFIISYFFEEMQKLRFEVYDKDKPTAKLSHHDFQGAAECTLGSIVGEFGGRLQKPLINPKVKNPGTIIVTAEEVFDCKDVLTLELKGHKLDKKDFFGKSDPFLVFYRSNEDSSYTSFTACHRTEVIKNTLNPVWKPFTTPARTLCNGDYDRSIRVECYDWDRDGGHDLIGIFSTTVNELKSSPGMTFEVINPKKIKKKGYQNSGTISLVRSKLEQQPSFLDFIRGGTQINFTVAIDFTASNGDPRNINSLHYISPHGDNQYLKALTAVGNICQDYDTDKLFPAFGFGARLPPNWQISHEFPLNGNPQDPMCSGIDGVITAYQQSIKRVQLYGPTNFAPIINQITRIARESVKQKLGEEYFVLLMITDGIISDMPQTKEAIVNAASLPISIIIVGVGQAEFDAMVELDGDTVRLSSRGRVAERDIVQFVPFRDFQSRGWIAQDLLSKEVLAEIPDQLLSFMTKHNIKPKPRQPLVVDSIKPVMPHSTNKTAPFGSQESPPPYSTYHGPPDPVTY; this is encoded by the exons ATGGCGGCATCACTGCCCCCTCCTTATCAAGATGTCGTTTCTCCAGAAGAAGAGGGTATCTTTAGGAATGCTTTGCCAGCTACACAAGTGGAACTCCATGTTTCTTGTAG gAACTTAGCTAACATGGATGTTTTCTCCAAATCAGATCCAA TGGTGGTCCTGTACACACAGGCAATGGGAAGCAAAGAGTGGAGAGAG TTTGGAAGAACAGAATGCATCAAAGACAACCTCAATCCAGATTTTGTCAAGAGTTTCATTATCAGTTATTTCTTTGAAGAAATGCAAAAGCTGAGATTTGAAGT GTATGACAAAGACAAACCAACTGCTAAGTTATCACATCAT GATTTTCAAGGAGCTGCTGAATGTACTTTGGGGTCAATTGTTGGTGAATTTGGTGGAAGACTTCAAAAACCTCTTAT AAAtccaaaagtgaaaaatccTGGAACAATAATtg TGACAGCTGAAGAAGTGTTTGACTGTAAG GATGTTCTGACACTTGAGTTAAAAGGCCACAAGCTTGACAAGAAAGACTTCTTTGGAAAATCAGATCCATTTCTAGTATTTTACAGAAGCAATGAAGATAGCAG TTATACCAGTTTTACGGCTTGTCACCGAACAGAAGTTATCAAGAATACACTGAATCCAGTGTGGAAGCCATTTACTACCCCAGCACGAACACTTTGTAATGGTGATTATGATAG GTCAATCCGTGTGGAATGCTATGACTGGGATAGAGATGGAGG gcaTGACTTGATTGGCATTTTCTCGACAACAGTCAATGAATTGAAATCGTCTCCTGGAATGACATTTGAG GTTATTAATCCAAAGAAgattaaaaagaaaggatACCAAAACTCAGGCACT ATTTCCCTGGTACGCAGCAAATTGGAGCAACAGCCATCATTCTTAGATTTTATCAGAGGCGG cACACAAATAAACTTCACTGTAGCTATTGATTTCACTGCATCTAATG GTGACCCAAGAAACATTAACTCCTTGCATTACATCAGTCCCCATGGAGACAATCAATATTTGAAAGCATTAACTGCTGTTGGAAACATTTGTCAGGACTATGACAC gGATAAACTTTTCCCTGCATTTGGTTTTGGTGCTCGTCTCCCTCCAAACTGGCAAATATCACACGAATTCCCCTTG AATGGTAATCCACAAGATCCAATGTGCTCTGGAATAGATGGAGTGATAACAGCTTACCAACAGAGTATTAAGAGAGTCCAGCTGTATG GTCCAACCAACTTTGCTCCAATAATAAATCAAATCACAAG GATAGCGAGGGAATCAGTCAAACAGAAACTTGGTGAAGA GTATTTTGTACTGCTGATGATAACAGATGGAATAATTTCTGATATGccacaaacaaaagaagccaTTGTCAAT GCAGCTTCTCTTCCCATATCCATAATTATTGTTGGTGTTGGCCAAGCAGAATTTGATG CTATGGTAGAGCTTGATGGAGACACAGTGCGGCTCTCATCACGAGGAAGAGTTGCTGAGAGGGATATTGTGCAG TTTGTTCCATTCCGAGATTTCCAGAGTCGCGGTTGGATAGCTCAGGATTTGCTTTCAAAAGAAGTTTTGGCAGAGATCCCAGATCAACTGCTGTCATTTATGACAAAGCATAACATAAAACCAAAGCCAAGACAGCCACTTGTAGTTGACAGTATAAAGCCAGTCAtgcctcattcaaccaataaAACGGCTCCATTTGGAAGCCAAGAGAGTCCACCACCTTATTCAACCTATCATGGGCCTCCTGACCCTGTCACTTATTAA
- the LOC141863000 gene encoding copine-8-like isoform X1 has protein sequence MNRLSYVPWVTLFNSSRYIRALQQAGSNNFQTSKMAASLPPPYQDVVSPEEEGIFRNALPATQVELHVSCRNLANMDVFSKSDPMVVLYTQAMGSKEWREFGRTECIKDNLNPDFVKSFIISYFFEEMQKLRFEVYDKDKPTAKLSHHDFQGAAECTLGSIVGEFGGRLQKPLINPKVKNPGTIIVTAEEVFDCKDVLTLELKGHKLDKKDFFGKSDPFLVFYRSNEDSSYTSFTACHRTEVIKNTLNPVWKPFTTPARTLCNGDYDRSIRVECYDWDRDGGHDLIGIFSTTVNELKSSPGMTFEVINPKKIKKKGYQNSGTISLVRSKLEQQPSFLDFIRGGTQINFTVAIDFTASNGDPRNINSLHYISPHGDNQYLKALTAVGNICQDYDTDKLFPAFGFGARLPPNWQISHEFPLNGNPQDPMCSGIDGVITAYQQSIKRVQLYGPTNFAPIINQITRIARESVKQKLGEEYFVLLMITDGIISDMPQTKEAIVNAASLPISIIIVGVGQAEFDAMVELDGDTVRLSSRGRVAERDIVQFVPFRDFQSRGWIAQDLLSKEVLAEIPDQLLSFMTKHNIKPKPRQPLVVDSIKPVMPHSTNKTAPFGSQESPPPYSTYHGPPDPVTY, from the exons TTACGTGCCGTGGGTCACGCTATTCAACTCGTCACGGTATATCCGGGCATTGCAACAGGCTGGAAGtaataattttcaaacatCGAAAATGGCGGCATCACTGCCCCCTCCTTATCAAGATGTCGTTTCTCCAGAAGAAGAGGGTATCTTTAGGAATGCTTTGCCAGCTACACAAGTGGAACTCCATGTTTCTTGTAG gAACTTAGCTAACATGGATGTTTTCTCCAAATCAGATCCAA TGGTGGTCCTGTACACACAGGCAATGGGAAGCAAAGAGTGGAGAGAG TTTGGAAGAACAGAATGCATCAAAGACAACCTCAATCCAGATTTTGTCAAGAGTTTCATTATCAGTTATTTCTTTGAAGAAATGCAAAAGCTGAGATTTGAAGT GTATGACAAAGACAAACCAACTGCTAAGTTATCACATCAT GATTTTCAAGGAGCTGCTGAATGTACTTTGGGGTCAATTGTTGGTGAATTTGGTGGAAGACTTCAAAAACCTCTTAT AAAtccaaaagtgaaaaatccTGGAACAATAATtg TGACAGCTGAAGAAGTGTTTGACTGTAAG GATGTTCTGACACTTGAGTTAAAAGGCCACAAGCTTGACAAGAAAGACTTCTTTGGAAAATCAGATCCATTTCTAGTATTTTACAGAAGCAATGAAGATAGCAG TTATACCAGTTTTACGGCTTGTCACCGAACAGAAGTTATCAAGAATACACTGAATCCAGTGTGGAAGCCATTTACTACCCCAGCACGAACACTTTGTAATGGTGATTATGATAG GTCAATCCGTGTGGAATGCTATGACTGGGATAGAGATGGAGG gcaTGACTTGATTGGCATTTTCTCGACAACAGTCAATGAATTGAAATCGTCTCCTGGAATGACATTTGAG GTTATTAATCCAAAGAAgattaaaaagaaaggatACCAAAACTCAGGCACT ATTTCCCTGGTACGCAGCAAATTGGAGCAACAGCCATCATTCTTAGATTTTATCAGAGGCGG cACACAAATAAACTTCACTGTAGCTATTGATTTCACTGCATCTAATG GTGACCCAAGAAACATTAACTCCTTGCATTACATCAGTCCCCATGGAGACAATCAATATTTGAAAGCATTAACTGCTGTTGGAAACATTTGTCAGGACTATGACAC gGATAAACTTTTCCCTGCATTTGGTTTTGGTGCTCGTCTCCCTCCAAACTGGCAAATATCACACGAATTCCCCTTG AATGGTAATCCACAAGATCCAATGTGCTCTGGAATAGATGGAGTGATAACAGCTTACCAACAGAGTATTAAGAGAGTCCAGCTGTATG GTCCAACCAACTTTGCTCCAATAATAAATCAAATCACAAG GATAGCGAGGGAATCAGTCAAACAGAAACTTGGTGAAGA GTATTTTGTACTGCTGATGATAACAGATGGAATAATTTCTGATATGccacaaacaaaagaagccaTTGTCAAT GCAGCTTCTCTTCCCATATCCATAATTATTGTTGGTGTTGGCCAAGCAGAATTTGATG CTATGGTAGAGCTTGATGGAGACACAGTGCGGCTCTCATCACGAGGAAGAGTTGCTGAGAGGGATATTGTGCAG TTTGTTCCATTCCGAGATTTCCAGAGTCGCGGTTGGATAGCTCAGGATTTGCTTTCAAAAGAAGTTTTGGCAGAGATCCCAGATCAACTGCTGTCATTTATGACAAAGCATAACATAAAACCAAAGCCAAGACAGCCACTTGTAGTTGACAGTATAAAGCCAGTCAtgcctcattcaaccaataaAACGGCTCCATTTGGAAGCCAAGAGAGTCCACCACCTTATTCAACCTATCATGGGCCTCCTGACCCTGTCACTTATTAA
- the LOC141863000 gene encoding copine-8-like isoform X4, whose amino-acid sequence MDVFSKSDPMVVLYTQAMGSKEWREFGRTECIKDNLNPDFVKSFIISYFFEEMQKLRFEVYDKDKPTAKLSHHDFQGAAECTLGSIVGEFGGRLQKPLINPKVKNPGTIIVTAEEVFDCKDVLTLELKGHKLDKKDFFGKSDPFLVFYRSNEDSSYTSFTACHRTEVIKNTLNPVWKPFTTPARTLCNGDYDRSIRVECYDWDRDGGHDLIGIFSTTVNELKSSPGMTFEVINPKKIKKKGYQNSGTISLVRSKLEQQPSFLDFIRGGTQINFTVAIDFTASNGDPRNINSLHYISPHGDNQYLKALTAVGNICQDYDTDKLFPAFGFGARLPPNWQISHEFPLNGNPQDPMCSGIDGVITAYQQSIKRVQLYGPTNFAPIINQITRIARESVKQKLGEEYFVLLMITDGIISDMPQTKEAIVNAASLPISIIIVGVGQAEFDAMVELDGDTVRLSSRGRVAERDIVQFVPFRDFQSRGWIAQDLLSKEVLAEIPDQLLSFMTKHNIKPKPRQPLVVDSIKPVMPHSTNKTAPFGSQESPPPYSTYHGPPDPVTY is encoded by the exons ATGGATGTTTTCTCCAAATCAGATCCAA TGGTGGTCCTGTACACACAGGCAATGGGAAGCAAAGAGTGGAGAGAG TTTGGAAGAACAGAATGCATCAAAGACAACCTCAATCCAGATTTTGTCAAGAGTTTCATTATCAGTTATTTCTTTGAAGAAATGCAAAAGCTGAGATTTGAAGT GTATGACAAAGACAAACCAACTGCTAAGTTATCACATCAT GATTTTCAAGGAGCTGCTGAATGTACTTTGGGGTCAATTGTTGGTGAATTTGGTGGAAGACTTCAAAAACCTCTTAT AAAtccaaaagtgaaaaatccTGGAACAATAATtg TGACAGCTGAAGAAGTGTTTGACTGTAAG GATGTTCTGACACTTGAGTTAAAAGGCCACAAGCTTGACAAGAAAGACTTCTTTGGAAAATCAGATCCATTTCTAGTATTTTACAGAAGCAATGAAGATAGCAG TTATACCAGTTTTACGGCTTGTCACCGAACAGAAGTTATCAAGAATACACTGAATCCAGTGTGGAAGCCATTTACTACCCCAGCACGAACACTTTGTAATGGTGATTATGATAG GTCAATCCGTGTGGAATGCTATGACTGGGATAGAGATGGAGG gcaTGACTTGATTGGCATTTTCTCGACAACAGTCAATGAATTGAAATCGTCTCCTGGAATGACATTTGAG GTTATTAATCCAAAGAAgattaaaaagaaaggatACCAAAACTCAGGCACT ATTTCCCTGGTACGCAGCAAATTGGAGCAACAGCCATCATTCTTAGATTTTATCAGAGGCGG cACACAAATAAACTTCACTGTAGCTATTGATTTCACTGCATCTAATG GTGACCCAAGAAACATTAACTCCTTGCATTACATCAGTCCCCATGGAGACAATCAATATTTGAAAGCATTAACTGCTGTTGGAAACATTTGTCAGGACTATGACAC gGATAAACTTTTCCCTGCATTTGGTTTTGGTGCTCGTCTCCCTCCAAACTGGCAAATATCACACGAATTCCCCTTG AATGGTAATCCACAAGATCCAATGTGCTCTGGAATAGATGGAGTGATAACAGCTTACCAACAGAGTATTAAGAGAGTCCAGCTGTATG GTCCAACCAACTTTGCTCCAATAATAAATCAAATCACAAG GATAGCGAGGGAATCAGTCAAACAGAAACTTGGTGAAGA GTATTTTGTACTGCTGATGATAACAGATGGAATAATTTCTGATATGccacaaacaaaagaagccaTTGTCAAT GCAGCTTCTCTTCCCATATCCATAATTATTGTTGGTGTTGGCCAAGCAGAATTTGATG CTATGGTAGAGCTTGATGGAGACACAGTGCGGCTCTCATCACGAGGAAGAGTTGCTGAGAGGGATATTGTGCAG TTTGTTCCATTCCGAGATTTCCAGAGTCGCGGTTGGATAGCTCAGGATTTGCTTTCAAAAGAAGTTTTGGCAGAGATCCCAGATCAACTGCTGTCATTTATGACAAAGCATAACATAAAACCAAAGCCAAGACAGCCACTTGTAGTTGACAGTATAAAGCCAGTCAtgcctcattcaaccaataaAACGGCTCCATTTGGAAGCCAAGAGAGTCCACCACCTTATTCAACCTATCATGGGCCTCCTGACCCTGTCACTTATTAA
- the LOC141863000 gene encoding copine-9-like isoform X3, with protein sequence MNRLSYVPWVTLFNSSRYIRALQQAGSNNFQTSKMAASLPPPYQDVVSPEEEGIFRNALPATQVELHVSCRNLANMDVFSKSDPMVVLYTQAMGSKEWREFGRTECIKDNLNPDFVKSFIISYFFEEMQKLRFEVYDKDKPTAKLSHHDFQGAAECTLGSIVGEFGGRLQKPLINPKVKNPGTIIVTAEEVFDCKDVLTLELKGHKLDKKDFFGKSDPFLVFYRSNEDSSYTSFTACHRTEVIKNTLNPVWKPFTTPARTLCNGDYDRSIRVECYDWDRDGGHDLIGIFSTTVNELKSSPGMTFEVINPKKIKKKGYQNSGTISLVRSKLEQQPSFLDFIRGGTQINFTVAIDFTASNGDPRNINSLHYISPHGDNQYLKALTAVGNICQDYDTDKLFPAFGFGARLPPNWQISHEFPLNGNPQDPMCSGIDGVITAYQQSIKRVQLYGPTNFAPIINQITRIARESVKQKLGEEYFVLLMITDGIISDMPQTKEAIVNAASLPISIIIVGVGQAEFDAMVELDGDTVRLSSRGRVAERDIVQFVPFREYLGQAGDVISGARLAKDVLEELPDQFLDFMKRHNIKPKPPPKSN encoded by the exons TTACGTGCCGTGGGTCACGCTATTCAACTCGTCACGGTATATCCGGGCATTGCAACAGGCTGGAAGtaataattttcaaacatCGAAAATGGCGGCATCACTGCCCCCTCCTTATCAAGATGTCGTTTCTCCAGAAGAAGAGGGTATCTTTAGGAATGCTTTGCCAGCTACACAAGTGGAACTCCATGTTTCTTGTAG gAACTTAGCTAACATGGATGTTTTCTCCAAATCAGATCCAA TGGTGGTCCTGTACACACAGGCAATGGGAAGCAAAGAGTGGAGAGAG TTTGGAAGAACAGAATGCATCAAAGACAACCTCAATCCAGATTTTGTCAAGAGTTTCATTATCAGTTATTTCTTTGAAGAAATGCAAAAGCTGAGATTTGAAGT GTATGACAAAGACAAACCAACTGCTAAGTTATCACATCAT GATTTTCAAGGAGCTGCTGAATGTACTTTGGGGTCAATTGTTGGTGAATTTGGTGGAAGACTTCAAAAACCTCTTAT AAAtccaaaagtgaaaaatccTGGAACAATAATtg TGACAGCTGAAGAAGTGTTTGACTGTAAG GATGTTCTGACACTTGAGTTAAAAGGCCACAAGCTTGACAAGAAAGACTTCTTTGGAAAATCAGATCCATTTCTAGTATTTTACAGAAGCAATGAAGATAGCAG TTATACCAGTTTTACGGCTTGTCACCGAACAGAAGTTATCAAGAATACACTGAATCCAGTGTGGAAGCCATTTACTACCCCAGCACGAACACTTTGTAATGGTGATTATGATAG GTCAATCCGTGTGGAATGCTATGACTGGGATAGAGATGGAGG gcaTGACTTGATTGGCATTTTCTCGACAACAGTCAATGAATTGAAATCGTCTCCTGGAATGACATTTGAG GTTATTAATCCAAAGAAgattaaaaagaaaggatACCAAAACTCAGGCACT ATTTCCCTGGTACGCAGCAAATTGGAGCAACAGCCATCATTCTTAGATTTTATCAGAGGCGG cACACAAATAAACTTCACTGTAGCTATTGATTTCACTGCATCTAATG GTGACCCAAGAAACATTAACTCCTTGCATTACATCAGTCCCCATGGAGACAATCAATATTTGAAAGCATTAACTGCTGTTGGAAACATTTGTCAGGACTATGACAC gGATAAACTTTTCCCTGCATTTGGTTTTGGTGCTCGTCTCCCTCCAAACTGGCAAATATCACACGAATTCCCCTTG AATGGTAATCCACAAGATCCAATGTGCTCTGGAATAGATGGAGTGATAACAGCTTACCAACAGAGTATTAAGAGAGTCCAGCTGTATG GTCCAACCAACTTTGCTCCAATAATAAATCAAATCACAAG GATAGCGAGGGAATCAGTCAAACAGAAACTTGGTGAAGA GTATTTTGTACTGCTGATGATAACAGATGGAATAATTTCTGATATGccacaaacaaaagaagccaTTGTCAAT GCAGCTTCTCTTCCCATATCCATAATTATTGTTGGTGTTGGCCAAGCAGAATTTGATG CTATGGTAGAGCTTGATGGAGACACAGTGCGGCTCTCATCACGAGGAAGAGTTGCTGAGAGGGATATTGTGCAG TTTGTCCCTTTCCGAGAATACCTTGGACAAGCGGGGGATGTGATAAGTGGGGCACGCTTGGCGAAGGATGTCCTGGAGGAACTCCCAGACCAGTTTCTTGATTTCATGAAAAGACACAACATCAAACCAAAGCCACCACCCAAGTCAAACTAA